One region of Hymenobacter sediminicola genomic DNA includes:
- a CDS encoding flavin-containing monooxygenase, which translates to MTEFSFDTLVIGAGQAGLAAAYYLQQRNIDFVLLEERAAVGDVWASRFDALRLFSPRWASGLPGLPWPGSALGYPTKDEAAAYLRQYAAHFRFPIHTGQRAVSLAPATVGNGYTVQTATGQLYHVHRVIVSTGAYSMPRIPGFAAQLPAAVQQLHSSQYRNPQQLPGTGAVGVVGSGNSALQIAADVATIRPVYAAFDDSTPSFPNNQATWALLKGTGMLGISRYNALGRYAMLQPEPVVRGDLQRLRRFSNAQFIGRASSSTPAGGLQGQRLATPPLDAIVWATGFGPGFDWIKLPIFEADGTPRHHYGLTEARGIAFLGLPWLNSRSSALMGGVGTDARYVVAQLLGST; encoded by the coding sequence ATGACTGAATTTTCTTTTGATACACTCGTTATTGGGGCGGGCCAGGCAGGGCTGGCGGCAGCATACTATCTGCAGCAGCGCAACATCGATTTTGTGTTGCTGGAAGAGCGCGCTGCTGTCGGCGACGTATGGGCCTCCCGGTTTGATGCACTGCGGCTGTTTTCGCCGCGCTGGGCCAGCGGCCTACCGGGGCTACCTTGGCCCGGCAGCGCCCTCGGCTACCCAACCAAAGACGAAGCGGCAGCCTACCTGCGTCAGTATGCAGCGCATTTCCGGTTTCCGATACATACCGGGCAACGTGCCGTTAGTCTAGCACCGGCCACAGTAGGCAATGGGTACACCGTGCAGACGGCCACAGGGCAACTGTACCATGTGCATCGCGTGATTGTGAGTACCGGTGCCTATTCTATGCCGCGTATACCAGGCTTTGCGGCGCAGCTGCCGGCTGCCGTGCAGCAGCTCCACAGCAGCCAATACCGCAACCCGCAGCAGCTACCAGGCACCGGAGCGGTAGGGGTAGTAGGAAGCGGCAATTCGGCCCTACAGATTGCCGCCGATGTAGCCACCATTCGCCCGGTTTATGCTGCCTTCGACGACAGCACGCCCTCCTTTCCGAATAACCAAGCCACCTGGGCACTGCTGAAAGGCACCGGAATGCTCGGCATTTCGCGCTACAATGCCCTAGGCCGCTATGCTATGCTGCAGCCAGAGCCAGTGGTAAGAGGCGACCTGCAACGGCTGCGCCGCTTTTCTAACGCGCAGTTTATTGGTCGGGCCAGCAGCAGCACACCGGCTGGCGGCTTACAGGGCCAACGGCTGGCAACACCGCCGCTCGATGCCATTGTCTGGGCTACCGGGTTCGGGCCTGGATTTGACTGGATAAAGCTGCCCATTTTTGAGGCCGACGGCACGCCACGCCACCACTACGGCCTTACTGAGGCGCGGGGTATTGCGTTTTTAGGACTTCCGTGGCTGAATAGCCGCAGTTCGGCTCTGATGGGCGGCGTAGGCACCGATGCCCGCTACGTAGTGGCGCAGTTACTGGGCAGCACATAA